TACAGTCCAATACACGAACAGTCGAGTCTGTCGGTCCCCGTAAACACCTGGATTTACCTGGAGGGTTCAAGATATCATGATCTAAAAATGTGCAAATTGAAATGAGAGGCAACTATGTTGCTGAGTATAATCTGCAGTCATGATAAAAGTTGAGTTCTTTGGTGTCAAGTGCTGCTTACTGCCCATCCGGATTCGACGGCCTCGTAATTGTAGTAAGGGCCAGTTAATAGAGCAACTTGGGAAGTACTGTATTCATCATCGAATTCGACCTTCGGGTTGCATACTTTAATGTCTCCTTTGGCTCCATTGTAGTTGTTTCCTAAAGCAAGCAGACATGCCTTCTGTCTTGCACCATTGTCAAGTAGATGGTAAGACTGAGTAAGAAAAACTTGAAATTCAAAGGAAAAGAAACGTTTGTTGGTCAAACCGAATGATTTTTTAGTAGATAGTGCGAACTTCGGCTGTTGGAAAGCTGAGCGATTTCTTGCGAAGACGCCGGTCTCTTTCTCCCGTAGTGTTCCATCGAATCAGCTTTGCGTAGGAGATGTTTTTGGATCCTTCGAATTGGTATTGTTCCTTTAGGACAACTGCCACTTTTCCTCCATGTTTGTTTCACAACCATGGAATCCTTTCCCTCCATCCCTTCCCTTTCTGCTGTTGCTTTCTTTGAATGTTCATCCATGGTGGGATCATAAGTTGGTGCCATCTATAACAAACCAATAGTAAATAGcttaaaatagtataaaaaacAGCATCATCTTCAACTTGTAAACAAAATTTCAGTACTCTAATCAataatggaagaaaaaaaaatcagaccTGGATGGTGTGATTTCTCAGAGCAGGATGATCAAAAGCAGGTTGGTCGTAGATGTTAATGCAATCTATGATGTCGCCATCTTTGCTCTACGAGCAACAGAAAGAAAATTGCAGCTAGAGAGGTTTAGTGCCCACAGAAAAACTTGTAATGTTCTTCTATGAAAGTTAAAACAGTGATATAGAAATGCTGCAAAAACTAACATGTTCAAATATTCTTTAAGTTTAAGCTCTTTCAAACCATTCCCATTTGTAAAACAGAGTAAAGGACTAAAACAAGGACTCCTAGAGCTTTTTGATGACGCTTCatatttgtatttgtatttatgCTATTTACGTCATTTATAATTTTGGCCTAGAGTCCGAGTGTACTGTATAAACTCTTAACTCTATAAGCCCTTCCTCTGAATCAATCTGATATTTTCTTTCTAATAATAAATTGCTCTCTCCCTCTACCCGTAGAGAGATGCCCGCTCATAGTGAGTCGTATAAATCTCTGTATCGATTTCTCTATactagactttttttttttttttttttttggctttcATAGCACCTTAAAAATAATCTTCAATGAGcaaatgagaagaagaagaataagaaactCAAATTGGTACCTGAATGCTTTTTGTTGCTTGCTTTCTAAGAGAGTTCATTTTCTTCTCAACGTTCAGACTCTTCTGTTTAGTAAGTGAACCACCCTCCACAATTCCACAAACTATGACTGTCAATGTCACAACCAACATTTTAAACATCAAACTGTTGCAAGAGAATCTCTTCCTAAAACTCTTCCCCATCCTTAAAACTCTCAACTAACTTGGGTTTTTGGATGCCTTAAATCACAAACCAATGGCTAAAAGCTGTGCCTTTTGGATTGCTTAGAAATCATTCAAACATAACACCATTGCCAATGTGGTTTAGAAATCTTATATAGCAATGAAGTGTTGAGGATGACCATTTGGGCTCTGACACCAAATGTTGGACTATTCCTCTGACGTGGCGTCTTCAATAATTTGACTTGGCATTTTTCGGTGTGTTGGCTTAGTCCGTGTAAATCGTACTGTATATTTAGTAAGGCCAATTTATACCGAACAAAAACCTAAATGTAATTTCCATATATTAAAATACAGACAGACCAATCACAGTGTAGAGAATAAATCAATACTAACAACTTATAAGACCATTCTTTTGAAGTGGCTTCAATAATCTGATCTGACCAACGGTAAGTATTC
This genomic window from Benincasa hispida cultivar B227 chromosome 4, ASM972705v1, whole genome shotgun sequence contains:
- the LOC120076548 gene encoding uncharacterized protein LOC120076548, coding for MGKSFRKRFSCNSLMFKMLVVTLTVIVCGIVEGGSLTKQKSLNVEKKMNSLRKQATKSIQSKDGDIIDCINIYDQPAFDHPALRNHTIQMAPTYDPTMDEHSKKATAEREGMEGKDSMVVKQTWRKSGSCPKGTIPIRRIQKHLLRKADSMEHYGRKRPASSQEIAQLSNSRSSHYLLKNHSKACLLALGNNYNGAKGDIKVCNPKVEFDDEYSTSQVALLTGPYYNYEAVESGWAVNPGVYGDRQTRLFVYWTVDASHKTGCFDLTCPGFVQTSNEIALGSAIYPISTSTGLPYEITMFLFRDLKTNNWWVQYGESIDIGYWPSELFNALKYTAETVQWGGEVYSTKLGGPPHTRTGMGNGKFPDYISGDSGWVKRIRVRDNSMVLKFPDWVEHYSDEYDCYDIDFIRDYLDDPELYYGGPGKNPKCP